The Natronosalvus halobius genome contains a region encoding:
- a CDS encoding ArsR family transcriptional regulator, whose translation MNKASNPVLEFLEEKDIAAPVSVLDIELDVSRSSITRAIPELESRGFIEPDDDYTTHYRITDLGRGYLQGKVDANDVEPEDDEDD comes from the coding sequence ATGAATAAAGCCAGTAATCCCGTCCTTGAGTTCCTTGAGGAAAAGGACATCGCGGCGCCGGTATCCGTGCTGGACATAGAACTCGACGTATCGAGGTCGTCGATTACGCGAGCGATTCCCGAACTCGAGTCACGCGGTTTCATCGAACCCGACGACGATTACACGACTCACTATCGGATCACGGACCTGGGCCGGGGATATCTCCAGGGGAAAGTCGACGCGAACGACGTCGAACCGGAAGACGACGAAGACGACTGA
- a CDS encoding Cdc6/Cdc18 family protein codes for MITDHAVLQPDVQPDREVVVHRDGEISHLTSVLEPLTHGYSTTGAFIHGPSGAGKTCTTRCVLEDLERVAGIPVAFLDCLSIHSRRDVLNHVLAELGDGSTLERRSVGPADMAVRIREIVDEPTVVVLDEADQIDELRVLQELYEVPDLTPILIANQPWRKFDRADIRLDSRIGSFPSIEFDAYDESELVEILRERASIGLEPGAVEAGVLEYISECAERNDCRRAISLLFESVKRARRDGEESVTRAVVDASRTDADRQVIRSRLSSLSRQQRIGLEAIGEVGPATSTPLHECYEKRSDDPVGKQAFRKWLPKFAEYELIEKHEKKVAPEYEIREIVLEELGAQVA; via the coding sequence ATGATTACCGATCACGCGGTCCTTCAGCCGGACGTCCAGCCCGATCGGGAGGTGGTCGTCCATCGCGACGGCGAAATCTCACACCTTACCTCGGTGCTCGAGCCCCTCACACACGGCTACTCCACCACGGGCGCGTTCATCCACGGGCCATCGGGTGCCGGGAAGACCTGCACGACGCGCTGTGTCCTCGAGGACCTCGAGCGCGTCGCCGGCATCCCGGTCGCGTTTCTCGATTGTCTCTCGATCCATAGCCGGAGAGACGTTCTGAATCACGTCCTCGCCGAGCTGGGCGATGGGTCGACACTCGAACGCCGGTCGGTCGGCCCGGCCGATATGGCCGTCCGCATTCGCGAAATCGTCGACGAACCGACCGTCGTTGTCCTCGACGAGGCCGACCAGATCGACGAGCTTCGCGTGCTCCAGGAACTGTACGAAGTGCCGGATCTGACACCGATTCTCATCGCCAACCAGCCCTGGAGAAAGTTCGACCGGGCCGATATCCGTCTGGATTCGAGAATCGGGTCGTTTCCGAGCATCGAGTTCGACGCCTACGACGAGTCGGAGTTGGTGGAGATCCTTCGAGAGCGCGCGTCGATCGGCCTCGAGCCCGGCGCCGTCGAGGCGGGTGTGCTCGAGTATATCTCCGAGTGTGCGGAGCGAAACGACTGTCGCCGGGCGATTTCGTTGCTTTTCGAGTCGGTGAAGCGGGCGCGTCGCGATGGTGAGGAGTCGGTCACACGCGCGGTCGTCGACGCCTCCAGGACGGATGCCGATCGCCAGGTGATTCGGTCGCGGTTGTCGTCGCTCTCGAGACAGCAACGGATCGGCCTCGAGGCGATTGGGGAAGTCGGCCCGGCGACGTCGACGCCGTTGCACGAGTGTTACGAGAAGCGCTCCGATGATCCGGTCGGGAAACAGGCGTTCCGGAAGTGGCTGCCGAAGTTTGCTGAATACGAGTTAATCGAAAAACACGAGAAGAAGGTCGCGCCCGAATACGAGATCCGAGAGATAGTGCTCGAAGAACTCGGCGCCCAGGTGGCGTAG